The following coding sequences lie in one Panicum virgatum strain AP13 chromosome 6N, P.virgatum_v5, whole genome shotgun sequence genomic window:
- the LOC120679406 gene encoding uncharacterized protein LOC120679406 encodes MTELELLQIEYGEDWWKQPLPLPPIIWKFELGKDLVAPEQIPKLPTRMRQLHSWYKMQKSKLFGASYLDEDLHKGEGRVWVDFEHLYHFYQQGALDVSIMTLWTVMESHKCRRCGINNIGFLDPSTVHENTVNLPSTVDYLYKAFLSMQDKRSILLSYNCFYHHVLLDINLNNSRIEVYDSRKRPLSLIQPVIDVVNKAFAKYRKKSKIHRPFWGDFTVEEAKYILKQPPGNDHCGFYVMHYMHCYTGDCRSAEMNTELDSRELLMGELVALQEELAGWLVDYVVKPGSEYSII; translated from the exons ATGACAGAGTTAGAACTTCTTCAAATTGAGTATGGAGAAGATTGGTGGAAACAACCATTGCCACTACCACCGATTATCTGGAAATTTGAATTGGGGAAAGATCTGGTGGCCCCAGAACAAATCCCGAAGCTACCCACAAGAATGCGACAGTTGCATTCTTGGTACAAGATGCAAAAAAGTAAGCTGTTTGGGGCAAgttatcttgatgaagatcttcaTAAGGGGGAAGGCAGAGTGTGGGTTGATTTCGAGCACTTGTATCATTTCTACCAACAGGGTGCTCTCGACGTCTCAATTATGACCTTGTGGACTGT aatGGAGTCACACAAATGTAGACGATGTGGGATTAACAATATAGGCTTCTTGGACCCTAGCACCGTACATGAGAACACAGTCAATTTACCAAGTACCGTTGACTACTTGTACAAAGCTTTCCTCTCCATGCAGGATAAAAGATCCATACTTCTTTCATACAATTGCTT TTATCATCATGTCCTACTCGATATCAACCTTAACAATAGTCGAATCGAGGTTTATGACTCACGAAAGAGGCCATTATCACTAATCCAGCCCGTCATTGATGTCGTCAACAA GGCCTTCGCTAAGTACCGTAAGAAAAGCAAAATCCATAGACCTTTTTGGGGAGACTTCACTGTAGAAGAGGCTAAATACATCCTCAAGCAGCCTCCGGGCAACGATCACTGTGGGTTCTATGTAATGCATTATATGCACTGCTACACCGGCGATTGCAGAAGCGCCGAAATG AACACTGAGTTGGATTCACGTGAATTGCTCATGGGCGAGCTAGTAGCACTTCAAGAAGAACTAGCTGGATGGCTTGTGGACTACGTGGTGAAGCCAGGATCTGAGTACAGCATAATCTAG